One Acetobacterium sp. KB-1 DNA segment encodes these proteins:
- a CDS encoding universal stress protein translates to MFSRIVIASEMSPAAFNMLHCLESVKELGVKESLLLQCLSPYDLDSRISSFYTAVAEANLNEQKVLLEKMGYLVNTRVVTGHIKNEINRIAVQEDYSMMVVGAPEHSMVGEVFFGGTAHEVILHAQKPVLLIRIVNEPEARLKLMKSCNLIEHILFPTDFSENAQKTFEVVKKMVTDGVKKVTLMHVIDKAVVEPYLKESLSDFIRLDNTRLQAMKVELQSIGDVEVDVQLPIGLPAGEIIKAVQENNISMVVMGSQGRGFLNEVFLGSVSHQVARHSSSSMLLIPANRE, encoded by the coding sequence ATGTTTAGTCGAATTGTTATTGCGTCTGAGATGTCACCAGCTGCTTTTAATATGCTTCATTGTCTGGAAAGCGTGAAAGAGTTAGGGGTAAAAGAATCTCTATTGTTACAATGTCTGAGTCCCTATGACCTGGATTCAAGAATTTCGTCGTTTTATACGGCTGTTGCTGAAGCAAATCTCAATGAACAGAAAGTATTGCTGGAAAAAATGGGGTATCTGGTTAACACCCGTGTTGTGACGGGTCATATAAAAAACGAAATCAATCGCATTGCCGTACAAGAAGATTATTCCATGATGGTCGTGGGAGCTCCGGAACACTCGATGGTCGGGGAGGTTTTCTTTGGTGGTACAGCCCACGAAGTGATTCTTCATGCCCAAAAACCGGTGCTTTTGATCCGAATTGTTAATGAACCGGAGGCACGTTTGAAATTGATGAAATCCTGTAATCTGATTGAGCATATTCTGTTTCCCACTGATTTCTCTGAAAACGCCCAAAAAACATTTGAGGTTGTCAAAAAAATGGTAACAGATGGAGTAAAAAAGGTTACGTTGATGCATGTCATCGACAAAGCAGTGGTAGAACCCTATCTTAAAGAAAGCCTTTCGGATTTTATCCGTTTGGACAACACCAGACTTCAGGCGATGAAAGTAGAACTACAGTCAATTGGAGATGTGGAAGTTGATGTGCAACTGCCAATCGGTTTGCCCGCGGGAGAGATTATCAAAGCAGTTCAGGAAAATAATATTTCTATGGTAGTTATGGGTTCGCAAGGGCGGGGCTTCTTAAATGAAGTATTTTTAGGGAGTGTCAGCCATCAGGTGGCCAGACATTCGTCCTCTTCGATGCTATTAATTCCTGCTAATCGGGAATAG
- a CDS encoding permease yields MVNIALYVVTGVLLLVSFYKDKKKTKMALKKAWKAFENILPEFLVVILLVGLLLAIMNPEMISSIIGDKSGWFGVILAAVIGSITLIPGFVAFPMTALLLDGGAGYMQIGAFISALMMVGIVTIPVEIKYFGKKLTIYRNVLAFLFSFVVALVIGVVMNL; encoded by the coding sequence ATTGTGAATATTGCACTTTATGTTGTTACGGGTGTGCTGTTGCTCGTCTCGTTTTATAAAGATAAGAAAAAAACAAAAATGGCATTAAAAAAAGCCTGGAAAGCGTTTGAAAATATTTTGCCGGAATTTCTAGTGGTGATCTTACTGGTCGGTTTATTGCTGGCCATTATGAATCCGGAAATGATTTCAAGTATTATTGGTGATAAATCTGGTTGGTTTGGGGTGATTCTGGCGGCTGTTATTGGATCGATTACCTTGATTCCCGGATTTGTAGCCTTTCCAATGACAGCATTGCTTTTAGACGGTGGGGCTGGTTATATGCAAATTGGTGCCTTTATTTCAGCACTCATGATGGTAGGGATCGTGACTATACCGGTTGAAATAAAATATTTCGGCAAGAAATTAACGATCTATCGAAATGTTCTGGCATTTTTATTTTCTTTTGTGGTGGCATTGGTGATTGGAGTGGTGATGAATCTATGA
- a CDS encoding class I SAM-dependent methyltransferase: MNHHCKICGSQTREIVIETLGAAYYYCEACEFVAKDENLKLSHQEELGIYETHENSIEDPRYVAYFKKFLDAAVFNHYPKPGYGLDFGSGPSPVLATLLERDYGLIMDIYDHFYSPQKVYVGKKYDLVTSTEVVEHLDDPLAYFSLFKSLLKDEGILSIMTLFHHNDNNAFRTWHYVRDQSHRSFYTVKTLEVIAEKTGLELIDTNHHRYSTFRKS; the protein is encoded by the coding sequence TTGAACCATCACTGTAAAATCTGTGGTAGCCAAACCCGGGAAATTGTTATCGAAACCCTTGGGGCGGCTTATTATTATTGCGAAGCCTGTGAGTTTGTCGCAAAAGACGAAAACCTGAAACTTAGTCATCAAGAAGAACTTGGAATATATGAAACCCATGAAAATTCCATTGAAGATCCCCGCTATGTTGCCTATTTTAAAAAATTTCTTGACGCGGCGGTCTTTAACCATTACCCCAAGCCGGGTTATGGTTTGGATTTTGGTAGTGGTCCCTCACCGGTGTTAGCCACGCTACTGGAACGGGATTATGGTCTGATCATGGATATTTATGATCACTTTTATTCACCTCAAAAGGTTTATGTTGGAAAAAAATATGATCTGGTGACATCAACCGAAGTGGTGGAACATCTGGATGATCCGCTGGCGTATTTCAGCTTATTTAAAAGTTTGCTCAAAGACGAGGGCATTTTATCAATCATGACGCTTTTTCATCATAATGATAATAACGCTTTTAGAACCTGGCATTATGTCCGGGACCAGTCCCATCGATCCTTTTATACGGTTAAAACACTTGAAGTAATTGCCGAAAAAACCGGACTAGAACTGATTGATACCAATCATCATCGTTATTCTACCTTCAGAAAAAGCTAA
- a CDS encoding arsenate reductase ArsC, with the protein MSKPKVAFICVHNSCRSQMAEALGKIFASDVFESYSAGTETKPQINQDAVRLIKERYHIDMEATQQSKLLTDLPPIDIVIKMGCNVICPYLPSRYVEDWGLEDPSGKSDEEFMAIIDQIETNIKKLADNIQNNILLLTS; encoded by the coding sequence ATGAGCAAACCCAAAGTCGCCTTTATCTGTGTCCATAATTCCTGCCGGAGCCAGATGGCCGAAGCCTTGGGCAAAATATTTGCCAGCGATGTCTTTGAAAGCTATTCAGCCGGCACCGAAACCAAACCGCAAATCAATCAGGATGCCGTCCGTTTAATCAAAGAACGTTACCATATTGATATGGAAGCTACTCAGCAATCGAAGTTACTGACCGATCTTCCTCCCATAGACATAGTCATCAAAATGGGGTGCAACGTCATCTGCCCCTATCTACCCAGCCGTTATGTTGAAGACTGGGGACTGGAAGACCCATCTGGAAAAAGTGATGAAGAATTTATGGCAATCATTGACCAGATTGAGACCAATATAAAAAAACTAGCCGATAACATCCAAAATAACATCCTTCTTCTTACTTCTTAA
- a CDS encoding ferredoxin family protein yields the protein MSESTFMGVERDRIDWSPRIDFTKCNDCMDCVEFCPHQVFEVDENAKPKLKVKNPNNCVVFCRACSKTCGPDAITFPDKPETTKKIKAIRKAEKEAATDE from the coding sequence ATGAGCGAATCAACTTTTATGGGTGTCGAACGGGATCGGATTGATTGGTCTCCCCGAATTGATTTTACAAAATGTAACGATTGTATGGATTGTGTGGAATTTTGCCCTCATCAGGTCTTTGAAGTCGATGAAAATGCCAAGCCCAAACTAAAGGTTAAAAACCCTAATAACTGTGTTGTATTTTGTCGCGCCTGCAGTAAAACCTGTGGTCCGGATGCGATTACATTTCCCGACAAACCGGAAACGACTAAGAAGATTAAAGCCATTCGTAAGGCAGAAAAAGAGGCGGCAACCGATGAGTAA
- a CDS encoding response regulator produces MKILIVEDDMVSRRFLGKFLAQYGECVIVVDGMEALDAYLIAIKEEDPYDLICLDIMMPKVDGVKVLKAIRDFEVQRGILPEEKVKIIIITALADTEFVNTAFDLGCEAYAAKPVDTDKLVEVMNKLGVIKVDQ; encoded by the coding sequence ATGAAAATATTAATTGTAGAAGATGACATGGTAAGTCGACGCTTTTTAGGGAAGTTTTTAGCTCAGTATGGAGAATGCGTTATTGTGGTAGATGGAATGGAAGCCTTGGATGCGTATCTCATCGCGATTAAAGAAGAAGACCCCTATGATCTCATCTGTTTGGATATTATGATGCCAAAGGTAGATGGGGTGAAGGTGCTTAAAGCCATCCGCGATTTTGAAGTGCAACGTGGAATTCTGCCTGAAGAAAAGGTCAAAATCATTATCATTACCGCGCTGGCCGATACCGAATTTGTGAATACCGCCTTTGATTTGGGCTGTGAAGCTTATGCGGCCAAGCCGGTTGATACGGATAAACTGGTTGAGGTCATGAATAAGTTAGGTGTGATCAAAGTCGATCAGTAA
- a CDS encoding permease: MFVFEWLNNQLLKMEWLNYLVAQLVENVFGLDTQSQLGGSLQFFIYDVIKIFILLSVLIFLISYIQSFFPPERTRKILGNFKGIPANILGALLGTITPFCSCSSIPLFIGFTSAGLPIGVTFSFLISSPLVDLASVILLASIFNWQIAIAYVIVGLILAVLGGTIIGKAKLEDYVEPFVYSNKMIETDQETLTIKDRIGFAKDQVLEIAGKVWLYILIGVGIGAVIHNWIPEEIISAVLGQDKWYSVLIATLVGIPMYADIFGTLPIAEALVSKGAGLGTVLAFMMAVTALSLPSMIMLKKVVKTKLLVIFAGIVTVGILIIGFSFNAFGYLFL, encoded by the coding sequence ATGTTTGTATTTGAATGGTTGAATAATCAATTGTTGAAAATGGAGTGGCTTAATTATTTAGTCGCTCAATTGGTGGAAAATGTATTTGGACTGGATACCCAGAGTCAACTAGGGGGGAGCTTACAGTTTTTTATTTATGATGTTATTAAAATATTCATCCTCCTATCTGTTCTGATTTTTCTGATTTCTTATATTCAAAGTTTTTTCCCACCGGAACGAACCCGCAAAATACTGGGCAATTTTAAAGGCATTCCAGCCAATATATTAGGGGCATTGCTGGGGACCATCACGCCTTTTTGTTCCTGTTCATCGATCCCACTTTTCATCGGTTTTACCAGTGCGGGATTACCTATTGGTGTGACCTTTTCATTTCTGATTTCATCGCCCCTGGTGGATCTGGCTTCGGTTATTCTACTGGCCAGCATTTTTAACTGGCAAATTGCCATTGCTTATGTCATTGTTGGTTTGATACTGGCGGTGTTAGGCGGGACCATCATTGGCAAAGCAAAGCTTGAAGACTATGTCGAACCCTTTGTTTACAGTAATAAGATGATTGAAACAGATCAGGAAACATTGACAATTAAAGATCGCATCGGTTTTGCAAAAGATCAGGTTCTGGAGATCGCCGGCAAGGTGTGGTTATATATCTTGATTGGGGTTGGAATTGGTGCTGTTATTCATAATTGGATACCGGAAGAAATTATCTCAGCAGTTCTTGGCCAAGATAAGTGGTATTCGGTGCTAATTGCAACGTTAGTTGGCATTCCCATGTATGCGGATATATTTGGGACCCTTCCCATTGCTGAAGCACTAGTTTCTAAAGGTGCAGGTCTTGGTACCGTATTAGCATTTATGATGGCAGTAACGGCACTGTCTTTACCATCAATGATCATGCTTAAGAAGGTGGTCAAAACAAAATTGCTGGTGATTTTTGCAGGAATTGTTACGGTTGGGATTTTGATAATCGGCTTTAGTTTCAACGCCTTTGGTTATCTGTTTTTGTAA
- a CDS encoding permease yields the protein MKKIVKRYRAFLVVLGIMLVITLFNNDLGIKAFGVTGYSLKEMVLVIPPVFVLLGLLDIWVPRETMIKYMGEGSGLKGIILAFFIGSAAAGPLYGAFPIAAVFMKKGVKFSNVMIFIGAWSTTKIPMFLFEMTSMGAKFAITRLLIDIPGIIIIAFILSALMKGDEIKVIYENAEHFDD from the coding sequence ATGAAAAAAATAGTAAAACGCTATCGCGCATTTCTGGTTGTATTAGGGATTATGTTGGTCATTACGCTTTTTAATAACGACCTGGGGATAAAAGCATTTGGCGTTACTGGTTATTCTTTAAAAGAGATGGTCTTGGTGATTCCGCCGGTTTTTGTATTGCTGGGGCTTCTGGATATTTGGGTTCCCCGGGAAACGATGATTAAATATATGGGCGAAGGCTCTGGTTTAAAAGGAATTATCCTAGCCTTTTTTATCGGTTCGGCAGCGGCTGGACCGCTATATGGGGCATTTCCGATTGCCGCTGTTTTTATGAAAAAAGGGGTGAAGTTCAGTAATGTTATGATTTTTATCGGAGCCTGGTCAACAACAAAAATACCGATGTTCTTGTTTGAAATGACATCGATGGGCGCAAAATTTGCAATCACCCGATTACTGATTGATATTCCCGGAATTATTATTATTGCATTTATTTTATCTGCATTGATGAAAGGAGATGAAATTAAGGTGATCTATGAAAATGCGGAACATTTTGATGACTAA
- a CDS encoding helix-turn-helix transcriptional regulator: MNADDVSVKIFKALGHPIRLQIVKSLLVESRCVCDLNLSFDFSQANLSQHLKILREAGILESKKIGVEMHYRVKLKGIAKLLSTMDQTVEEYFETLVFNRT, from the coding sequence ATGAATGCTGACGATGTTTCTGTAAAAATCTTCAAAGCGCTGGGCCATCCCATTCGTTTACAAATCGTAAAATCACTCCTGGTCGAATCACGTTGTGTGTGTGATCTCAACCTTTCTTTTGATTTTAGCCAGGCTAATCTGTCCCAGCATTTAAAAATTCTACGCGAAGCGGGAATATTGGAAAGTAAAAAAATCGGTGTTGAAATGCATTATCGAGTAAAACTAAAAGGCATCGCAAAACTATTAAGTACCATGGATCAAACCGTGGAAGAGTATTTTGAAACACTGGTTTTTAATAGAACTTAA
- a CDS encoding arsenate reductase ArsC — MIKVLFVCVHNSARSQMAEAFLNDLGKDYFIAESAGLEPGTINPLIVKVMAEVGYDLSQNDTNSVFDYYKEGRLYSYIIKVCDLENGQRCPVFPLARNVLDWNFEDPAAFTGTEEEKLEKARHLRYKIRENVTDLINTYKDSI, encoded by the coding sequence ATGATAAAAGTACTATTTGTCTGTGTCCATAATTCTGCCAGAAGCCAGATGGCCGAAGCTTTTTTAAACGATTTGGGGAAAGACTATTTCATTGCTGAAAGTGCCGGTCTGGAGCCGGGCACCATCAACCCCCTGATTGTCAAGGTCATGGCTGAAGTTGGATATGATCTCAGTCAAAACGATACCAATTCGGTATTCGATTATTATAAAGAGGGTCGTTTATATTCCTATATTATTAAGGTTTGTGATTTGGAAAATGGCCAGCGTTGTCCGGTTTTTCCACTGGCCAGGAATGTGCTTGACTGGAACTTTGAAGATCCGGCTGCTTTTACCGGTACCGAAGAGGAAAAACTTGAAAAGGCTCGACATCTGCGCTATAAAATCCGCGAAAATGTCACTGATCTGATTAATACCTACAAAGATTCCATTTAG
- a CDS encoding putative zinc-binding protein: MSKIKVVPCSGIGKVFGLLARESVLMVTGEKCPNDTETLCLAHVVTGDDEVVGKIKGETCITMDGCAKYCAKKSIEETGGIVAKSHKVPDFMKAHRGEEHGTGTYLTDDGWKYAEELAEIMVEEIKAIKGEVN, from the coding sequence ATGTCTAAAATAAAAGTAGTACCCTGTAGCGGGATTGGAAAAGTATTTGGCCTATTGGCCCGGGAATCAGTGCTGATGGTCACCGGGGAGAAATGTCCAAACGACACAGAAACCCTCTGTCTGGCTCATGTGGTCACTGGAGATGACGAAGTAGTGGGGAAGATTAAAGGCGAAACCTGCATCACCATGGATGGCTGCGCCAAGTATTGCGCCAAGAAGAGTATCGAAGAAACCGGTGGGATTGTTGCAAAAAGCCATAAGGTCCCAGATTTTATGAAAGCCCACCGTGGTGAAGAACATGGCACCGGAACCTATCTCACGGATGATGGCTGGAAATACGCCGAAGAACTGGCTGAGATTATGGTCGAAGAGATCAAAGCGATAAAGGGAGAGGTGAACTAA
- a CDS encoding putative zinc-binding protein, whose product MKLKIYPCPGHCNVSMMTKTVAQYFGIIDEENITILPHVSMNILAEVEAAGDSEKYISLNGCPSTCASMAYEDMGYERYDEIVMTPDYDIKHNEKYTNLDDIEKEIAHVQKALDKILEVTQ is encoded by the coding sequence ATGAAACTTAAAATTTATCCCTGTCCCGGACATTGCAATGTCAGTATGATGACAAAAACCGTTGCCCAGTATTTTGGAATCATTGATGAGGAAAACATTACCATCCTCCCCCATGTCAGCATGAACATTCTTGCGGAGGTTGAAGCGGCCGGTGACAGTGAAAAGTATATTTCGCTCAATGGCTGTCCGTCAACCTGTGCCTCGATGGCTTACGAAGACATGGGCTATGAACGCTATGATGAAATTGTTATGACTCCGGATTATGATATCAAACACAACGAAAAATATACCAATCTGGATGATATTGAAAAAGAAATCGCACACGTCCAGAAAGCCCTTGATAAAATTCTAGAAGTTACTCAGTAA
- the gcvH gene encoding glycine cleavage system protein GcvH, whose translation MSKSICVLPCNGLDKCAGDLSRRVALEMAQSEEVELICPVLLNQNKSRYEKVLEAGSLTVIDGCNTRCTSKLAGELQLAIKEKINVSEVAKTLDIKLGVEIREDADTLAVVQAVLEKANSFTAEQLESEFIKPDLVEYDSFSHGKFIFKVPKANYFFNENDCWVSVSGNMARVGVSDYVQQNLSDILYVDPPEIGDQFEQFDDLGSIESSKAVFEIISPVSGTVVAVNTGLNDAPEQVNESPYEKGWLVEVRLSDFEEDRDLLHDCLAYFELLKRKVAEIDV comes from the coding sequence ATGAGTAAATCGATTTGTGTATTGCCTTGTAATGGTTTGGATAAATGTGCTGGGGATCTGTCCCGACGTGTTGCCCTGGAGATGGCTCAATCAGAAGAAGTGGAGCTTATCTGTCCGGTTTTACTAAATCAGAATAAAAGTCGCTACGAGAAAGTTTTGGAAGCTGGCAGCTTAACGGTGATCGATGGTTGCAATACCCGCTGTACCAGCAAACTTGCCGGAGAGTTACAACTTGCCATCAAAGAAAAAATCAATGTCAGCGAGGTTGCCAAGACTCTGGATATCAAGCTGGGAGTTGAAATCCGCGAAGATGCGGACACTCTGGCAGTGGTTCAGGCGGTGCTGGAAAAAGCAAACAGTTTCACTGCAGAACAGCTCGAATCGGAATTCATTAAACCGGACTTAGTGGAATATGATTCTTTTTCTCATGGAAAGTTTATTTTTAAGGTGCCAAAAGCAAATTATTTTTTCAATGAAAATGACTGTTGGGTATCAGTATCAGGGAATATGGCCAGGGTCGGTGTTAGTGATTATGTGCAACAGAATCTCTCTGATATTCTCTATGTTGACCCGCCGGAAATCGGCGATCAATTTGAACAGTTTGACGATTTAGGTAGCATCGAATCCAGCAAAGCGGTATTTGAAATTATTTCACCGGTGTCTGGTACTGTGGTTGCTGTTAATACCGGTTTAAATGATGCCCCCGAGCAGGTTAATGAAAGCCCTTATGAAAAAGGCTGGCTGGTGGAGGTTCGTCTTAGTGATTTCGAAGAAGATCGGGATCTTCTCCATGATTGCCTGGCCTATTTTGAGTTATTAAAGAGAAAGGTAGCAGAAATTGATGTCTAA
- a CDS encoding thioredoxin family protein, whose product MIIKVLGPGCKNCKKLEANTRAALKELEIEASIEKVESMEEIMAYGIMSTPALVVDEEVKFAGKIPSVKELKKYLHS is encoded by the coding sequence ATGATTATTAAAGTATTGGGACCAGGTTGTAAAAATTGTAAAAAATTGGAAGCTAACACGAGAGCAGCACTAAAAGAGTTGGAGATTGAAGCATCGATTGAAAAAGTGGAAAGTATGGAGGAAATTATGGCCTACGGGATTATGTCAACACCAGCGTTGGTGGTAGATGAAGAGGTGAAATTTGCAGGCAAGATCCCTTCAGTTAAAGAACTCAAGAAATATTTACATTCCTAA
- a CDS encoding metalloregulator ArsR/SmtB family transcription factor, translated as MKSLINIFKVLSDETRLRIILLLTQSELCVCELSYILDVSQPNVSKNLAKLKELSLVTSQRKEKYIFYQLRNDNMILTHILNDILDNLEDYPQLVTDQNRNDGNLKWLDQCCNHRLNKQ; from the coding sequence ATGAAATCACTCATTAATATTTTTAAAGTTCTGTCAGATGAGACAAGGCTTCGCATTATTCTTTTGCTTACCCAAAGTGAGTTGTGTGTTTGTGAACTTAGTTATATTTTAGATGTTTCTCAACCAAATGTTTCCAAAAACCTGGCAAAATTAAAAGAATTAAGTCTCGTTACTTCACAACGAAAAGAGAAATATATTTTTTATCAGTTAAGAAATGACAATATGATTTTAACACATATCTTGAACGATATTCTGGACAATCTTGAGGATTATCCGCAGCTTGTCACTGATCAAAACAGAAATGATGGTAATCTAAAATGGCTCGACCAATGTTGTAATCATCGGTTGAATAAACAGTAA
- a CDS encoding cation diffusion facilitator family transporter, producing the protein MEDNHTQNHDYEKHRHTHDHSNLSGKKIFWVTVLNAIITMTEIIGGILSGSLALLSDALHNLSDTIAIAMSYFANRLAQKSRDEKRTYGYKRAEILAALVNATVLLALSALLIIEAIKRWQSPETINGLMMMIVAFVGLIANFISVFLLEKDSHNNLNIKSSYLHLISDTVSSIGVLIGGVAIQLWGIIWIDPLITALISIYIIRETWQIIKKTVNILMQSSAPLNYEAIKTEIEKMEKVKNIHHVHTWMSDEKTVYFEAHVEMEDMLLSEVCLITDKIEHLLKEKEGIYHVTLQAEVDKCCDKRLFK; encoded by the coding sequence GTGGAAGATAATCATACCCAAAACCATGATTACGAAAAACATCGGCACACCCATGATCATTCCAATCTGTCCGGCAAAAAAATATTTTGGGTGACGGTATTAAATGCGATTATTACGATGACTGAAATAATCGGCGGTATTCTTTCGGGCAGTTTAGCATTGCTATCTGATGCACTACACAACTTAAGTGACACGATTGCCATTGCAATGTCATATTTTGCCAATCGACTTGCTCAAAAATCCCGGGATGAAAAGCGAACTTATGGATATAAACGCGCTGAAATATTGGCAGCCTTGGTGAATGCAACCGTATTATTGGCTTTATCGGCTTTATTGATTATTGAAGCCATCAAACGGTGGCAGTCACCAGAGACTATTAATGGGTTGATGATGATGATTGTTGCCTTTGTGGGACTGATCGCCAATTTTATTTCCGTTTTTTTATTGGAAAAAGATTCACACAATAATTTAAATATCAAATCCAGTTATTTGCACTTAATCAGTGATACGGTTTCATCGATTGGTGTATTGATTGGGGGTGTTGCGATTCAGTTATGGGGCATCATTTGGATTGATCCGCTGATCACAGCCCTGATTTCGATCTATATTATTCGGGAAACCTGGCAGATCATCAAAAAAACGGTCAATATTCTGATGCAGTCATCGGCGCCTCTGAATTACGAGGCTATCAAAACAGAAATTGAAAAAATGGAAAAGGTTAAAAATATTCATCATGTTCATACTTGGATGTCTGATGAAAAAACGGTTTACTTTGAAGCGCATGTCGAAATGGAAGATATGCTGTTATCTGAGGTTTGTCTCATTACTGATAAAATTGAGCATTTACTTAAAGAAAAAGAAGGTATTTATCATGTGACATTACAGGCGGAAGTTGACAAATGTTGTGATAAACGGTTGTTTAAATAA
- a CDS encoding putative zinc-binding protein gives MLGNKIGVISCSGEECLGGTISRLAVRKMMEERRPGKVSTLCLPLFIAGDGGEREFAEKYPTIAVDGCSKCCAKRAIEKYSNKVAGSVDVAEIIGAEKALEKPLSTRHLTDLQMEFVKQTADKTCQIFDEIIAKQ, from the coding sequence ATGCTAGGAAACAAAATTGGCGTTATTTCATGTAGTGGCGAAGAGTGCCTGGGTGGAACGATTTCTCGTCTGGCGGTTAGAAAAATGATGGAAGAACGAAGACCGGGGAAGGTATCCACCCTATGTTTACCTTTGTTTATTGCCGGTGATGGCGGCGAACGGGAATTTGCTGAAAAATATCCTACCATTGCTGTGGATGGCTGTTCAAAATGCTGTGCCAAACGGGCTATCGAAAAATATAGCAATAAAGTAGCTGGCAGTGTCGATGTAGCTGAAATTATTGGCGCTGAAAAAGCCCTTGAAAAGCCTTTGTCAACACGTCATCTCACCGATTTACAGATGGAATTTGTGAAGCAAACAGCCGATAAAACCTGTCAGATTTTTGATGAGATTATAGCAAAACAATAA
- a CDS encoding (Fe-S)-binding protein: MYLSTISLIYIKPCTTGGGRIKFRAKLSNPVPEVMPYLNTVIKTGLYLPSAQTFTYKIDSHIINIHERNLTCTQLTNEAECYEMIDQLYNLINETWENRDNIVPNEETRERPSAIQLYKLLPKKVGCKVCGQGSCMAFASKLILGTTRLNQCTLMKEEAYAPNYLSLEAHLQLLGYETD, translated from the coding sequence ATGTACCTCTCAACCATCAGTCTTATTTACATCAAACCGTGTACCACCGGTGGTGGTCGGATTAAATTTCGTGCTAAACTCAGTAACCCGGTTCCTGAAGTGATGCCTTATCTTAATACTGTCATAAAAACCGGACTTTATCTTCCATCAGCGCAAACCTTCACCTACAAGATTGACAGTCATATTATCAATATCCATGAACGAAATCTCACCTGTACACAGTTAACCAATGAAGCAGAGTGTTATGAGATGATCGATCAACTCTATAATCTGATTAATGAGACCTGGGAAAACCGAGATAACATCGTCCCTAATGAAGAGACCCGAGAGCGACCCAGTGCCATCCAGCTCTACAAATTGTTACCCAAGAAAGTTGGCTGCAAGGTCTGCGGTCAGGGTTCCTGTATGGCCTTTGCCTCCAAACTGATTTTAGGCACCACTCGGCTAAACCAATGTACCCTCATGAAAGAAGAAGCATATGCTCCCAATTATTTAAGCCTGGAAGCCCATCTCCAACTGCTTGGTTATGAAACCGACTGA